In one window of Nitrospiraceae bacterium DNA:
- the prcA gene encoding proteasome subunit alpha, which yields MALPYYVSPEQMMQDKAEYAKKGIAKGRSIIALEYVDGVLLAADNPSASLHKVSEVYDSIAFAGAGKYSEFEHLRKAGIRHADLTGYMYSREDVSARSLSNAYSQSLGTAFGQDVKPLEVEILVVQVGHNGQANEIYRISFDGSIVDEKKFAVIGGRAENVQTYLREHSNAQPPTLKTGLVLCLAALEQVATQKIPAENLEVAVLDRTRSGRKFRRLAISDIRQLLS from the coding sequence ATGGCGTTACCGTATTACGTCTCTCCCGAACAGATGATGCAGGACAAGGCGGAGTATGCCAAAAAGGGCATCGCCAAGGGTCGCTCCATCATCGCGCTGGAGTATGTGGACGGTGTGCTGCTGGCGGCCGACAACCCCAGCGCGTCGCTCCACAAGGTCTCGGAAGTGTACGACAGCATCGCCTTTGCAGGCGCCGGCAAGTACAGCGAGTTCGAACATTTGCGCAAGGCGGGGATCCGGCATGCCGATTTGACCGGCTACATGTACAGCCGTGAAGACGTCAGTGCCCGCTCCCTCTCCAATGCCTACTCCCAGAGCCTCGGCACGGCCTTCGGTCAGGATGTGAAGCCGCTTGAGGTGGAAATTCTGGTGGTCCAGGTCGGTCACAACGGCCAGGCCAACGAAATCTACCGAATCTCGTTCGACGGGAGCATTGTCGACGAGAAGAAGTTCGCGGTGATCGGCGGCCGCGCCGAAAACGTGCAGACCTATCTCCGGGAGCACAGCAATGCCCAGCCGCCGACGCTTAAGACCGGGCTGGTTCTGTGCCTTGCCGCTCTCGAGCAGGTCGCGACCCAAAAGATTCCAGCCGAAAACCTCGAGGTGGCGGTCCTGGATCGGACTAGGTCCGGCCGCAAGTTTCGGCGGCTCGCGATCTCGGATATCCGTCAGCTCCTCTCCTAG
- a CDS encoding response regulator has product MTVRPIDILIVEDNEDDVVLIREAFAEGKLVNNVSIARDGEEALAYLRGEGPFKQVPLPGIVLLDINMPKKNGFEVLTELKADPHLKALPVVMLTVSEREEDIVRSFSEGACSYVRKPVTLKRFITVIKEFELYWTLVSRIPPITR; this is encoded by the coding sequence ATGACCGTACGACCCATCGATATTTTGATTGTGGAAGACAACGAGGATGATGTGGTGTTGATCCGGGAGGCTTTCGCGGAAGGCAAACTTGTCAACAACGTCAGCATCGCCAGGGACGGCGAGGAAGCCCTGGCGTATCTGCGTGGAGAAGGGCCCTTTAAGCAGGTGCCCCTTCCAGGCATCGTCCTCCTCGACATCAACATGCCCAAGAAAAACGGATTCGAAGTCTTGACGGAACTCAAGGCCGACCCACACCTCAAGGCCCTGCCGGTCGTCATGTTGACGGTCAGTGAGCGCGAGGAGGACATCGTGCGCTCATTTTCAGAAGGCGCCTGCTCCTATGTCCGGAAGCCGGTTACCCTGAAACGCTTTATCACCGTGATCAAGGAGTTCGAACTCTACTGGACCCTGGTCTCCCGGATTCCCCCTATCACAAGGTAG
- a CDS encoding M23 family metallopeptidase codes for MSRLDRFIIMAVVLLVSVFPVELFPNTPPPPQGVDGQYSGKQGQVLLVKVPGLKDAAKVQGRFLGRTVSFFQDPAGGESGGYLGLLGIDLQDVPGTHELIVDAQLGEQIRHFSYHVLVGKEKFAVEHLKLPKEKVDLDEKATARWKAEQEQVRRVLAEESGMRLWQTGFVEPVHGKRTGIFGSVRIMNGQARNPHNGEDIGAPMGTDVIASNDGVVRLVVDHIFSGRGIYLDHGLGLYSMYFHLADVLVKEGDLIKTGQVIGKVGATGRATGPHLHWGMKVGGARVNPYAMLDLPFPTHPAFPHPMLAVPGQPSRTPDASSAVGGDNR; via the coding sequence ATGTCTCGGCTGGATCGCTTCATCATCATGGCCGTGGTGTTGCTCGTCAGCGTGTTTCCGGTCGAACTGTTTCCGAATACCCCGCCGCCGCCGCAGGGAGTGGATGGGCAATACAGCGGCAAGCAAGGGCAGGTGCTCTTGGTCAAGGTGCCGGGGCTCAAGGACGCGGCGAAAGTGCAGGGGAGGTTTCTGGGGCGGACCGTCAGCTTTTTCCAGGACCCGGCCGGCGGTGAGAGCGGCGGGTATTTGGGCCTGCTCGGCATCGACCTACAAGACGTGCCCGGCACCCATGAACTGATCGTGGACGCGCAATTGGGCGAACAGATTCGGCACTTCAGCTACCATGTGCTCGTGGGGAAGGAAAAGTTTGCGGTCGAGCATCTCAAACTGCCGAAGGAGAAAGTCGATCTGGACGAGAAGGCGACGGCGCGGTGGAAGGCCGAGCAAGAACAGGTACGCAGGGTGCTGGCAGAGGAATCAGGCATGCGCCTGTGGCAGACAGGTTTCGTGGAACCGGTGCACGGCAAGCGCACCGGTATTTTCGGCAGCGTCAGGATCATGAACGGCCAGGCCAGGAATCCTCACAACGGCGAGGACATCGGCGCGCCGATGGGTACCGACGTCATTGCCAGCAATGATGGGGTGGTGCGGCTCGTCGTCGACCATATTTTTTCCGGACGGGGAATCTACCTGGACCACGGGCTGGGCCTCTATTCGATGTATTTTCACCTCGCGGATGTGCTCGTAAAAGAAGGCGACTTGATCAAGACCGGCCAGGTGATCGGGAAGGTCGGCGCCACGGGCCGTGCGACAGGACCGCATCTGCACTGGGGCATGAAGGTGGGCGGTGCCCGCGTCAATCCCTACGCGATGCTGGATCTGCCGTTCCCGACCCACCCCGCGTTTCCCCATCCGATGCTGGCCGTTCCGGGCCAGCCGTCAAGAACTCCGGATGCCTCCTCCGCCGTCGGCGGGGACAATCGCTGA
- the pafA gene encoding Pup--protein ligase, with protein sequence MKQRIFGLENEYGLIFSPNGRIYLPMEKVLGYIFEGLIPNSWPSNAFLVNGARFYQDTGCHPEYSTPECDNILDLVVHDKAGERLLEACLPAAEERLREEGLSGEIYIFKNNTDSLGNTYGCHENYLMRRDVDFWKVTEQLIPFFVTRQIFSGAGKVLKVSGKPQYFISQRAQHIHEKTSSSTTSSRSIINTRDEPHADAEKYRRLHIIVGDSNMSEYATYLKVGTAALVLSMVEAGYTVTGMELEDPVKAIREISRDPTLNKKVKLDDGRQMTAIEIQRAYIERAKDFLDTQEHEAVLDDVLQKWVSVIDRLEEDPMLLVREVDWVMKKHLVQSYVDKKGCGWDDPRVFLLDLQFHDVKRTRGLYYLLENKGMAERIVDEEAVQRAMSVPPQTTRAKVRGDFIRFARAKNRSYTVDWTYLKLNGYWEETILCMDPFSAVNRRVEELVSQVSGLRFYR encoded by the coding sequence ATGAAACAACGCATCTTCGGCCTTGAGAATGAATACGGCCTGATCTTTTCCCCGAACGGGCGGATTTATCTGCCGATGGAAAAGGTGCTGGGCTACATTTTCGAAGGGCTCATTCCCAACAGTTGGCCGTCCAACGCCTTCCTCGTGAACGGCGCACGATTTTATCAGGACACCGGCTGCCATCCCGAGTATTCGACCCCCGAGTGCGACAACATCCTGGATCTCGTCGTGCACGACAAAGCCGGAGAACGGCTGTTGGAAGCTTGCTTGCCGGCTGCGGAGGAACGACTCCGGGAGGAAGGCCTGTCGGGAGAAATTTACATTTTCAAGAACAACACCGACTCGCTGGGTAACACCTATGGGTGCCACGAGAACTACTTAATGCGTCGGGACGTGGATTTTTGGAAGGTCACAGAGCAACTGATCCCGTTCTTCGTGACGCGGCAGATCTTCTCCGGCGCGGGGAAGGTGCTCAAGGTCTCCGGTAAGCCGCAGTATTTCATCTCGCAACGGGCCCAGCACATTCACGAGAAAACCTCGTCGTCGACGACGTCATCCCGAAGCATCATCAATACCAGAGACGAGCCGCATGCCGATGCCGAGAAGTACCGCCGGCTCCACATCATCGTGGGCGACTCGAACATGTCGGAGTATGCGACCTATTTGAAGGTCGGGACCGCGGCCCTGGTGTTGTCGATGGTCGAGGCCGGTTACACGGTGACGGGGATGGAACTCGAAGATCCCGTCAAGGCCATCCGTGAGATCTCACGCGACCCTACGCTGAACAAGAAGGTCAAATTGGACGACGGCCGGCAGATGACGGCCATTGAGATTCAGCGTGCGTACATCGAACGGGCCAAGGACTTCTTGGACACCCAAGAGCATGAAGCAGTGTTGGACGATGTGTTGCAGAAATGGGTTTCGGTGATCGACCGACTGGAAGAAGATCCGATGTTGCTGGTGCGGGAAGTCGACTGGGTCATGAAGAAGCATCTTGTTCAGTCGTACGTGGACAAGAAGGGCTGCGGGTGGGACGACCCTCGGGTCTTTCTGCTGGATTTACAATTTCATGACGTGAAACGAACCAGGGGGTTGTATTATCTCTTGGAGAACAAGGGCATGGCTGAGCGGATCGTGGACGAAGAAGCGGTCCAGCGGGCCATGTCGGTTCCCCCGCAGACCACACGGGCGAAAGTGCGCGGTGACTTTATCAGGTTTGCGCGGGCGAAAAACCGATCCTACACCGTGGATTGGACATACTTGAAGCTGAACGGCTACTGGGAAGAGACGATTCTGTGCATGGATCCCTTCAGTGCCGTGAACCGCCGCGTCGAAGAATTGGTCTCGCAAGTCTCCGGGCTACGATTTTATCGATGA
- a CDS encoding response regulator — protein MAKPLAHYRVLLIEDNEDDAALVRHALTARPGFVWDLDWVDRLEVGAAALAEHPYQVVLLDLSLPDSRGLDGLTSLAHKFQDTPIVVVTGMEDEAIALDALRKGAQDYVTKERIDPYTLAHTMRYAMERKREECVLRRTTAELRALSAHVQQVREDERARIARDLHDELGQRLVGLKIAIARLEQASNPVGLAYEEMAPRTQAMTGMVNDTISTIRSLVRQLRPPVLDHLTLVESLAWLAHDFEQRTGITCRFHSGAITATLAPQEASSVFRVVQEALTNVVRHAGASHVDIRLNERQNTLHLTVQDDGRGITTAQARGRDSFGLMGIRERVLSLSGTLEVEGHEGGGTCLHLTIPGRRETANG, from the coding sequence ATGGCAAAACCCCTCGCCCATTACCGTGTCTTGCTGATCGAGGACAATGAGGATGATGCCGCGTTGGTTCGACATGCCCTGACGGCTCGCCCGGGATTCGTCTGGGATCTGGACTGGGTCGATCGGCTCGAGGTCGGGGCGGCGGCGCTTGCGGAACACCCCTACCAGGTCGTGCTCCTGGACTTATCGTTGCCGGATAGTCGTGGGCTCGATGGGCTCACATCACTGGCGCACAAATTTCAAGACACGCCGATCGTCGTGGTGACGGGCATGGAAGATGAAGCCATCGCGCTTGACGCGCTCCGCAAAGGGGCCCAGGACTACGTGACCAAGGAGAGGATCGACCCGTACACGCTCGCGCACACCATGCGTTATGCCATGGAGCGCAAGCGCGAGGAATGCGTTTTGCGGCGCACGACCGCGGAGTTGCGCGCGCTCAGCGCTCACGTACAGCAGGTCCGGGAGGATGAGCGTGCCCGCATTGCCAGAGACCTGCACGACGAACTCGGACAGCGGCTCGTCGGGTTGAAGATCGCCATCGCCCGGTTGGAACAAGCGTCGAATCCCGTCGGGCTGGCATATGAAGAAATGGCTCCGCGCACACAGGCGATGACCGGTATGGTCAACGACACGATTTCCACCATCCGCAGCTTGGTAAGGCAGTTACGGCCGCCAGTGCTTGATCACCTCACCCTCGTGGAATCATTGGCTTGGCTTGCGCATGATTTTGAGCAGCGAACCGGGATTACCTGCCGATTCCATTCCGGTGCCATCACCGCCACACTCGCCCCGCAGGAAGCCAGCTCCGTCTTTCGCGTCGTGCAGGAGGCCCTGACCAATGTCGTGCGGCATGCGGGCGCTTCCCATGTAGACATTCGGCTCAACGAGCGGCAGAACACCTTACACCTGACCGTACAGGACGACGGACGGGGCATTACCACCGCACAGGCACGCGGGCGCGATTCGTTCGGACTCATGGGCATCCGGGAGCGGGTGTTGTCGCTGTCCGGCACGTTGGAGGTGGAAGGGCACGAGGGAGGAGGAACCTGCCTGCATCTTACGATCCCGGGCCGCAGGGAAACCGCGAACGGGTAG